In one window of Dehalococcoidales bacterium DNA:
- a CDS encoding helix-turn-helix domain-containing protein, with protein MEKTAVLYQMEALSGRKRQALVEMGIPRSTYYRWRQEQRGDGSEPHSGDRGRSWNRIIPEEEEKILTTARDFPELSSRQLATWITDNAGFAVSESTVYRILRKEGLVETTGGAARSG; from the coding sequence GTGGAAAAGACCGCGGTGCTGTACCAGATGGAGGCCCTATCCGGGCGCAAGCGGCAGGCACTGGTGGAAATGGGGATACCCAGGAGCACATACTACCGATGGCGGCAGGAGCAGCGAGGCGATGGCTCGGAGCCCCACTCAGGAGACAGGGGAAGGTCCTGGAACCGGATAATCCCTGAGGAAGAAGAGAAGATACTAACAACAGCTCGGGATTTCCCTGAACTCAGCAGCCGGCAACTGGCAACCTGGATAACGGACAACGCGGGCTTTGCGGTATCCGAGTCCACGGTGTACCGCATCCTGCGTAAGGAGGGGCTGGTTGAAACGACTGGAGGTGCAGCTCGTAGCGGGTAA
- a CDS encoding transposase — MSQNIADKTDAAEVRTKETRGFMQQVRVVARRRYTPEEKVRIVLEGFRREVAVRDLCRREGIKPGAFYAWTKDFMEAGKERLTRDTLRDATRQEIEQIKRENADLKHLVADLSLDGYRLKKTAIPPLEEHNGAGT; from the coding sequence GTGTCCCAGAACATTGCAGATAAAACTGATGCTGCTGAGGTAAGGACTAAGGAAACCAGGGGCTTCATGCAGCAGGTTAGAGTGGTAGCCAGGCGCAGGTACACCCCGGAGGAGAAGGTCCGTATAGTGCTGGAGGGGTTCCGGCGGGAGGTGGCAGTAAGGGATCTCTGTCGACGGGAAGGGATCAAGCCAGGGGCTTTTTACGCCTGGACCAAGGACTTCATGGAGGCAGGGAAGGAACGGCTAACCCGGGATACCTTAAGGGATGCCACTCGTCAAGAGATTGAGCAGATAAAGCGGGAGAACGCCGATCTCAAGCACCTGGTAGCTGACCTGTCCCTTGACGGATACCGTCTTAAAAAAACGGCTATTCCTCCGCTGGAGGAGCACAATGGCGCCGGCACATGA